In the genome of Pseudomonas sp. B33.4, the window AATGATCAACCCTTCCTCAAAGCCAATCGTGCGGCAACGCCAGGCAATGTCGTTTTCATTGGCAAAGCGCTTGCGGCTAGCCTTGTCCTCAGCAAACTGCAACGCCGCCACCAGCCCAACCCCCTGAATCTCACCCACCAACGGGTGATTGCCGAACACCTCGCGCAGGCAGTTTTGCAGGTACGGGCCGGTGTCGGTTTTCACCTGAGTGACTACGCCCTCATCGCGCAAGGCCTTGAGGTTGGCAATCGCCACAGCGGCGGCCACCGGGTGGCCGGAATAGGTCAGGCCGTGGGCAAACACGCCGCCTTTTTCCACCAGCGCCTCGGCCATGCGCCGCGACAGAATCAAACCGCCCATGGGGATGTAACCGGAGGTCAGGCCCTTGGCGATCGACAGCGTGTCAGGCTCAAAACCAAAGGCCTGATGCGCGAACCATTCGCCGGTGCGACCGAACCCGCCGATCACTTCGTCCGCACACAGCAGCACGTCATATTGACGGCAGATACGCTGAATCTCGGGCCAGTAAGTGGCCGGTGGAATAATCATGCCACCCGCGCCCTGGAACGGTTCGGCGACGAACGCAGCAACCTTGTCGGCGCCCAGTTCGAGAATCTTGTCTTCCAGTTGTCGCGCCGCACGCAGGCCGAATTCTTCCGGGCTGAGGTTGCCTTCGTGGGCGAACCAGTACGG includes:
- a CDS encoding aspartate aminotransferase family protein, producing the protein MSAEFDRTTRDYQAADAAHHIHAFVDQKALNEEGPRVMVSGDRLALWDNDGNRYLDGMSGLWCTNLGYGRKDLAAAATAQLEQLPYYNMFFHTTHPAVIELSELLFSLLPKHYSHAIYTNSGSEANEVLIRTVRKFWQVMGKPEKKIMIGRWNGYHGSTLAATALGGMKFMHEMGGTIPDVAHIDEPYWFAHEGNLSPEEFGLRAARQLEDKILELGADKVAAFVAEPFQGAGGMIIPPATYWPEIQRICRQYDVLLCADEVIGGFGRTGEWFAHQAFGFEPDTLSIAKGLTSGYIPMGGLILSRRMAEALVEKGGVFAHGLTYSGHPVAAAVAIANLKALRDEGVVTQVKTDTGPYLQNCLREVFGNHPLVGEIQGVGLVAALQFAEDKASRKRFANENDIAWRCRTIGFEEGLIIRSTLGRMIMAPALVATRAELDELIDKTRIAVDRTAREYGVL